The Sporomusa termitida genome has a window encoding:
- a CDS encoding response regulator: MTIKVLIVDDHLLSRKGIASILSANSLFTIIGEATNGTEALAKAKQLLPDLILMDIRMPGGGGLEATGMIKTAMPHIKIIILSVSDDVQDFFEAIKRGAQGYLLKNMEPEYWLDYIISIAQGEAPISRVLATKILQEFAGQKQTVLDHRLTEREREVLQLISQGLGNKEISEKLYLSESTVKNHLRNILDKLHLQNRMQLIAFAYKNGLIVS, translated from the coding sequence ATGACCATTAAGGTGTTAATCGTTGACGACCATCTGTTGTCCCGTAAAGGAATTGCCAGCATTCTTTCCGCCAATTCCCTGTTTACAATTATCGGTGAGGCAACCAATGGGACAGAAGCACTGGCCAAAGCAAAACAGTTGCTGCCTGATCTTATTCTTATGGACATTCGCATGCCGGGTGGTGGCGGACTGGAAGCTACCGGTATGATTAAAACCGCCATGCCGCATATAAAAATTATTATTCTCAGTGTATCCGACGATGTCCAGGACTTTTTCGAAGCTATTAAAAGGGGAGCCCAGGGTTATCTGCTCAAAAATATGGAGCCTGAGTACTGGCTAGACTATATTATCAGTATCGCCCAGGGGGAAGCACCGATCTCCCGGGTGCTGGCGACCAAAATCCTGCAGGAATTCGCCGGACAAAAACAGACGGTCCTTGACCACAGGCTTACCGAACGGGAACGCGAAGTCCTGCAGCTGATCAGCCAGGGCCTTGGCAATAAAGAAATCAGTGAAAAATTATATCTCAGTGAAAGCACGGTAAAAAACCACCTGCGTAATATCCTGGATAAATTACATTTGCAAAACCGGATGCAATTGATTGCCTTTGCTTATAAAAATGGCCTGATTGTTAGTTAA
- a CDS encoding sensor histidine kinase: protein MQITKMKWIAAIVPAICIGLFEFARHKFLHVISMDWGNVLVAVLTGIIFILFSHGIFALMENLYGKLQQEKQETAVLQERYRIARNLHDSIAQSLFFMNVKIMEIEAAWKNQQEPLSAINELREAIRFADTELRQHIFALQTVALDDNINLITAIQNHLRQYEAQTGAKIDFIITCDNEIPFSAYERKQLFHIFQELLFNIRKHAAATQVIVSLSENNEAFTMTIADNGKGFVAADNLRQKQSFGYKMLEQDIRSIGASLTLTSIPGTGTTVTVTKTKKRSYRHDH, encoded by the coding sequence ATGCAGATTACTAAAATGAAATGGATCGCGGCCATTGTACCGGCAATCTGCATTGGCCTGTTTGAATTTGCCAGGCACAAATTCCTGCATGTTATTTCCATGGATTGGGGCAATGTTTTGGTCGCGGTATTGACAGGCATCATCTTTATTTTGTTTTCTCACGGCATTTTTGCCTTAATGGAAAACCTGTACGGCAAACTGCAGCAGGAAAAGCAAGAAACTGCCGTATTGCAGGAACGGTACCGGATCGCCCGCAATTTGCACGATAGTATCGCCCAGTCACTATTTTTTATGAATGTAAAAATAATGGAGATTGAAGCTGCCTGGAAAAACCAGCAGGAGCCCCTGTCAGCAATCAACGAATTGCGGGAAGCCATTCGTTTTGCGGATACTGAACTGCGGCAGCATATTTTTGCGCTGCAAACAGTTGCCTTGGATGATAATATCAATCTTATCACCGCCATTCAAAATCATTTGCGCCAGTATGAGGCCCAGACCGGCGCCAAAATAGATTTCATTATCACTTGTGACAACGAAATTCCCTTTAGCGCGTATGAGCGCAAACAGTTATTTCATATTTTCCAGGAATTATTATTCAACATTCGCAAACATGCCGCGGCAACGCAGGTGATTGTCAGTTTAAGCGAAAACAACGAAGCTTTTACTATGACCATCGCCGACAACGGCAAGGGCTTTGTAGCTGCCGACAACCTCCGGCAAAAGCAATCTTTCGGTTATAAAATGTTGGAGCAGGATATCCGCTCAATTGGCGCCAGTCTCACCCTCACCAGTATTCCCGGTACCGGAACCACCGTAACGGTTACAAAAACTAAAAAAAGGAGCTATCGTCATGACCATTAA
- a CDS encoding rhodanese-like domain-containing protein yields MKNRVLLVLTLILSFTLTPAYAQAGNAAGHTPGGASSNVSIHQKIDKLLKSVPENHSFVVSPESKTANDLLLDVRAAESFRTSPVKEALNVPLPVLHDYLRELPRDKRVLVIGDSAVDGAYAVFVLRLHGIDGWLAKSSQAARGCLLAEAHENQH; encoded by the coding sequence ATGAAAAATCGTGTTCTATTGGTATTAACCCTGATTTTATCTTTCACGTTAACTCCGGCCTACGCGCAGGCAGGGAACGCGGCCGGCCATACACCCGGCGGCGCCAGCAGCAATGTGTCGATCCACCAGAAAATTGACAAATTATTAAAATCGGTGCCGGAAAATCATTCCTTTGTTGTCAGTCCGGAAAGTAAAACGGCTAATGATCTCCTGCTGGATGTGCGCGCTGCAGAAAGCTTCCGGACATCGCCGGTCAAAGAGGCCCTGAATGTGCCGCTCCCTGTTTTGCACGACTATTTGCGGGAATTGCCCCGCGACAAGCGCGTATTGGTCATTGGCGACTCTGCTGTGGACGGGGCCTATGCCGTCTTTGTTTTACGCTTGCATGGCATAGACGGCTGGCTGGCAAAAAGCAGCCAGGCAGCACGCGGCTGCCTGTTGGCAGAGGCTCATGAAAACCAGCATTGA